The following proteins are co-located in the Rhea pennata isolate bPtePen1 chromosome 2, bPtePen1.pri, whole genome shotgun sequence genome:
- the C2H7orf25 gene encoding UPF0415 protein C7orf25 homolog isoform X2, with translation MAPRPPRRRCHVCFPLKAAGEPHLIHLVQLRPQQWEILRDLGGLFLVTSENKHVAAVSCLRNNVSNMSVQSLLCERIAVAKELIKRAETLCKSQKGNMQGGAKLCSKLKAELNFLNKVEAGKVAIKESHLQSTNLTHLQAIIQSAENLEDVVSVLHVFAYEDKFGDKQTLVVDVVANGGHTWVKAIGRKAEALHNIWLGRGQYGDKSIIEQAEDFLQASCQQPVEYSNPHIIFAFYNSVSSPMAERLKEMGISVRGDIVAVNSVVEPSIENQHRSASESDEEGPELLQVTRVDRENLVASVAFPTQIKVNVCNRVNLDITTLITYVSALSYGGCYFIFKEKVLTEQAAQERRERVLPRLDEFMAGKDLFACESAVRDFQSILQTLGGPGEKERAALLIERINVVPDQPSDRALRLVASSKINSRSLTIFGTGDSLKAITMTANSGFVRAAANQGVKFSVFIHQPRALTESKESVATPVPKSRPPDNGL, from the exons AtggcgccgcgcccgccccggcgccgctgccaC gtttgctttcctttaaaagctgCTGGTGAGCCTCACCTCATTCACCTCGTGCAACTGAGACCGCAGCAATGGGAGATCCTGAGGGATCTTGGGGGGCTTTTCCTCGTTACTAGTGAGAATAAGCACGTGGCAGCGGTTTCCTGTCTCAG GAATAATGTTTCCAACATGTCTGTGCAATCTCTGCTTTGTGAAAGAATTGCTGTTGCCAAAGAATTAATCAAGAGAGCTGAAACCCTTTGCAAGTCCCAGAAAGGGAATATGCAAGGTGGGGCAAAGCTATGCAGCAAACTGAAGGCTGAGTTAAATTTCTTAAACAAGGTGGAGGCAGGGAAAGTGGCTATCAAAGAATCCCATCTGCAGAGTACCAACCTTACCCACCTCCAAGCCATTATTCAGTCAGCAGAGAACCTGGAGGATGTTGTTAGTGTCCTCCATGTTTTTGCTTATGAAGATAAGTTTGGTGACAAACAGACACTGGTGGTAGATGTTGTTGCAAATGGAGGTCACACGTGGGTGAAGGCCATTGGTCGGAAGGCTGAGGCCCTGCATAACATCTGGCTGGGAAGAGGGCAATATGGTGACAAAAGCATCATTGAGCAGGCAGAGGACTTCCTACAAGCAAGCTGTCAGCAGCCAGTGGAGTACAGCAATCCCCACATAATCTTTGCATTCTACAACAGTGTGTCCAGTCCTATGGCAGAGAGGCTCAAGGAGATGGGAATATCTGTACGAGGAGACATTGTTGCTGTGAACTCAGTGGTAGAACCATCTATAGAAAACCAACACCGAAGTGCCAGCGAATCAGATGAAGAAGGCCCTGAACTCCTGCAGGTGACCAGAGTAGACCGGGAGAATTTAGTGGCCAGTGTTGCTTTTCCCACCCAGATCAAAGTGAATGTGTGCAATAGAGTTAACTTGGACATCACTACCTTAATTACCTACGTCTCTGCTCTGAGCTATGGTGGCTGCTACTTCATCTTCAAGGAAAAAGTGCTAACGGAACAAGCGGctcaggagaggagggagagagttCTGCCTCGGTTGGATGAGTTCATGGCGGGGAAAGACCTCTTTGCCTGTGAGTCTGCTGTCAGAGATTTTCAGTCCATCTTGCAAACCCTGGGAGGACCTGGGGAGAAAGAACGAGCTGCGTTGCTCATTGAAAGAATTAATGTGGTGCCAGATCAACCATCTGACCGTGCCTTGAGGCTAGTGGCAAGTTCAAAAATCAACAGCCGTTCTCTAACCATCTTTGGGACAGGAGACTCTCTAAAAGCCATCACCATGACCGCAAATAGTGGTTTTGTGAGGGCAGCGGCTAACCAAGGTGTCAAGTTCAGTGTTTTTATCCATCAGCCAAGAGCAttgacagaaagcaaagaatctGTTGCTACACCTGTCCCAAAGAGCCGCCCACCAGATAATGGACTCTAA
- the MRPL32 gene encoding large ribosomal subunit protein bL32m, with the protein MAALVVFSSPLPRLRALLQRCWGRLERGLLPAFSGPQSVPWGPALAVQVPGFLREPVEGTSQSNEVPSFLDSILWMAAPKKRRTIEVNRCRRRNPSKLIKIKRNIDICPECGHLKQKHVLCGYCYAKVKAETRQIRLEIHKKEGGPFNAPTVETVVLYDGEQPTEKDEGKRIIERARKRPSWFIQN; encoded by the exons ATGGCGGCGTTGGTGGTTTTCTCCTCTCCGCTGCCGCGTCTTCGCGCTCTCCTCCAGCGGTGCTGGGGGCGGCTGGAGCGCGGGCTCCTGCCGGCCTTCTCCGGGCCTCAGAGCGTGCCCTGGG GGCCAGCACTAGCTGTCCAAGTCCCAGGCTTTCTTCGTGAGCCAGTAGAAGGCACTAGTCAAAGTAACGAGGTGCCAAGCTTCTTAGATAGCATTTTGTGGATGGCTGCTCCCAAGAAAAGACGAACCATTGAAGTGAACCGCTGCAGGCGAAGAAATCCCAGTaagcttataaaaataaag agAAACATAGATATTTGCCCTGAATGTGGACACTTGAAACAGAAGCATGTCCTCTGTGGCTATTGTTACGCAAAAGTTAAAGCAGAAACTCGACAGATACGGCTTGAAATACATAAGAAGGAAGGAGGACCATTTAATGCTCCTACTGTAGAAACTGTAGTCCTTTATGATGGAGAACAGCccacagaaaaagatgaaggcAAGCGGATCATTGAAAGAGCCAGGAAACGTCCATCCTGGTTTATTCAAAATTGA
- the PSMA2 gene encoding proteasome subunit alpha type-2: MAERGYSFSLTTFSPSGKLVQIEYALAAVAAGAPSVGIKAANGVVLATEKKQKSILYDERSVHKVEPITKHIGLVYSGMGPDYRVLVHRARKLAQQYYLVYHEPIPTAQLVQRIASVMQEYTQSGGVRPFGVSLLICGWNEGRPYLFQSDPSGAYFAWKATAMGKNYVNGKTFLEKRYNEDLELEDAIHTAILTLKESFEGQMTEDNIEVGICNEAGFRRLTPTEVKDYLAAIA, from the exons ATGGCGGAACGCGGTTACAGCTTCTCTCTCACGACGTTCAG tccTTCTGGAAAACTTGTTCAGATTGAATATGCTTTGGCTGCAGTTGCTGCAGGAGCTCCATCGGTTGGAATTAAAG CTGCAAATGGAGTGGTGCTGGCAACtgagaagaagcagaaatcCATCCTTTATGATGAAAGGAGTGTCCATAAAGTAGAACCAATTACCAAACATATAGGTTTAGTGTATAGTGGTATGGGTCCAGATTACAG GGTACTTGTGCACAGAGCTCGGAAGCTGGCCCAGCAATATTACTTGGTTTATCATGAGCCCATTCCAACAGCTCAGCTAGTACAGAGAATTGCTTCTGTGATGCAGGAATATACGCAATCTGG tggtGTTCGACCATTTGGTGTATCACTGCTAATATGTGGTTGGAATGAAGGGCGGCCGTACTTATTTCAGTCGGATCCATCG GGAGCTTACTTTGCATGGAAAGCAACAGCAATGGGAAAAAATTATGTTAATGGGAAGACATTCCTTGAGAAAAG ATACAATGAAGATTTGGAACTTGAAGATGCCATTCACACAGCTATTTTAACACTAAAg GAAAGCTTTGAAGGGCAGATGACAGAAGACAACATTGAAGTTGGCATCTGTAATGAAGCTGGGTTTAGAAGGCTCACTCCAACTGAGGTTAAGGACTACTTGGCGGCAATAGCCTAG
- the C2H7orf25 gene encoding UPF0415 protein C7orf25 homolog isoform X3 — MSVQSLLCERIAVAKELIKRAETLCKSQKGNMQGGAKLCSKLKAELNFLNKVEAGKVAIKESHLQSTNLTHLQAIIQSAENLEDVVSVLHVFAYEDKFGDKQTLVVDVVANGGHTWVKAIGRKAEALHNIWLGRGQYGDKSIIEQAEDFLQASCQQPVEYSNPHIIFAFYNSVSSPMAERLKEMGISVRGDIVAVNSVVEPSIENQHRSASESDEEGPELLQVTRVDRENLVASVAFPTQIKVNVCNRVNLDITTLITYVSALSYGGCYFIFKEKVLTEQAAQERRERVLPRLDEFMAGKDLFACESAVRDFQSILQTLGGPGEKERAALLIERINVVPDQPSDRALRLVASSKINSRSLTIFGTGDSLKAITMTANSGFVRAAANQGVKFSVFIHQPRALTESKESVATPVPKSRPPDNGL, encoded by the coding sequence ATGTCTGTGCAATCTCTGCTTTGTGAAAGAATTGCTGTTGCCAAAGAATTAATCAAGAGAGCTGAAACCCTTTGCAAGTCCCAGAAAGGGAATATGCAAGGTGGGGCAAAGCTATGCAGCAAACTGAAGGCTGAGTTAAATTTCTTAAACAAGGTGGAGGCAGGGAAAGTGGCTATCAAAGAATCCCATCTGCAGAGTACCAACCTTACCCACCTCCAAGCCATTATTCAGTCAGCAGAGAACCTGGAGGATGTTGTTAGTGTCCTCCATGTTTTTGCTTATGAAGATAAGTTTGGTGACAAACAGACACTGGTGGTAGATGTTGTTGCAAATGGAGGTCACACGTGGGTGAAGGCCATTGGTCGGAAGGCTGAGGCCCTGCATAACATCTGGCTGGGAAGAGGGCAATATGGTGACAAAAGCATCATTGAGCAGGCAGAGGACTTCCTACAAGCAAGCTGTCAGCAGCCAGTGGAGTACAGCAATCCCCACATAATCTTTGCATTCTACAACAGTGTGTCCAGTCCTATGGCAGAGAGGCTCAAGGAGATGGGAATATCTGTACGAGGAGACATTGTTGCTGTGAACTCAGTGGTAGAACCATCTATAGAAAACCAACACCGAAGTGCCAGCGAATCAGATGAAGAAGGCCCTGAACTCCTGCAGGTGACCAGAGTAGACCGGGAGAATTTAGTGGCCAGTGTTGCTTTTCCCACCCAGATCAAAGTGAATGTGTGCAATAGAGTTAACTTGGACATCACTACCTTAATTACCTACGTCTCTGCTCTGAGCTATGGTGGCTGCTACTTCATCTTCAAGGAAAAAGTGCTAACGGAACAAGCGGctcaggagaggagggagagagttCTGCCTCGGTTGGATGAGTTCATGGCGGGGAAAGACCTCTTTGCCTGTGAGTCTGCTGTCAGAGATTTTCAGTCCATCTTGCAAACCCTGGGAGGACCTGGGGAGAAAGAACGAGCTGCGTTGCTCATTGAAAGAATTAATGTGGTGCCAGATCAACCATCTGACCGTGCCTTGAGGCTAGTGGCAAGTTCAAAAATCAACAGCCGTTCTCTAACCATCTTTGGGACAGGAGACTCTCTAAAAGCCATCACCATGACCGCAAATAGTGGTTTTGTGAGGGCAGCGGCTAACCAAGGTGTCAAGTTCAGTGTTTTTATCCATCAGCCAAGAGCAttgacagaaagcaaagaatctGTTGCTACACCTGTCCCAAAGAGCCGCCCACCAGATAATGGACTCTAA
- the C2H7orf25 gene encoding UPF0415 protein C7orf25 homolog isoform X1: protein MIFLEKLYLVFQVCFPLKAAGEPHLIHLVQLRPQQWEILRDLGGLFLVTSENKHVAAVSCLRNNVSNMSVQSLLCERIAVAKELIKRAETLCKSQKGNMQGGAKLCSKLKAELNFLNKVEAGKVAIKESHLQSTNLTHLQAIIQSAENLEDVVSVLHVFAYEDKFGDKQTLVVDVVANGGHTWVKAIGRKAEALHNIWLGRGQYGDKSIIEQAEDFLQASCQQPVEYSNPHIIFAFYNSVSSPMAERLKEMGISVRGDIVAVNSVVEPSIENQHRSASESDEEGPELLQVTRVDRENLVASVAFPTQIKVNVCNRVNLDITTLITYVSALSYGGCYFIFKEKVLTEQAAQERRERVLPRLDEFMAGKDLFACESAVRDFQSILQTLGGPGEKERAALLIERINVVPDQPSDRALRLVASSKINSRSLTIFGTGDSLKAITMTANSGFVRAAANQGVKFSVFIHQPRALTESKESVATPVPKSRPPDNGL, encoded by the exons ATGATTTTCCTGGAAAAACTGTACCTTGTGTTTCAggtttgctttcctttaaaagctgCTGGTGAGCCTCACCTCATTCACCTCGTGCAACTGAGACCGCAGCAATGGGAGATCCTGAGGGATCTTGGGGGGCTTTTCCTCGTTACTAGTGAGAATAAGCACGTGGCAGCGGTTTCCTGTCTCAG GAATAATGTTTCCAACATGTCTGTGCAATCTCTGCTTTGTGAAAGAATTGCTGTTGCCAAAGAATTAATCAAGAGAGCTGAAACCCTTTGCAAGTCCCAGAAAGGGAATATGCAAGGTGGGGCAAAGCTATGCAGCAAACTGAAGGCTGAGTTAAATTTCTTAAACAAGGTGGAGGCAGGGAAAGTGGCTATCAAAGAATCCCATCTGCAGAGTACCAACCTTACCCACCTCCAAGCCATTATTCAGTCAGCAGAGAACCTGGAGGATGTTGTTAGTGTCCTCCATGTTTTTGCTTATGAAGATAAGTTTGGTGACAAACAGACACTGGTGGTAGATGTTGTTGCAAATGGAGGTCACACGTGGGTGAAGGCCATTGGTCGGAAGGCTGAGGCCCTGCATAACATCTGGCTGGGAAGAGGGCAATATGGTGACAAAAGCATCATTGAGCAGGCAGAGGACTTCCTACAAGCAAGCTGTCAGCAGCCAGTGGAGTACAGCAATCCCCACATAATCTTTGCATTCTACAACAGTGTGTCCAGTCCTATGGCAGAGAGGCTCAAGGAGATGGGAATATCTGTACGAGGAGACATTGTTGCTGTGAACTCAGTGGTAGAACCATCTATAGAAAACCAACACCGAAGTGCCAGCGAATCAGATGAAGAAGGCCCTGAACTCCTGCAGGTGACCAGAGTAGACCGGGAGAATTTAGTGGCCAGTGTTGCTTTTCCCACCCAGATCAAAGTGAATGTGTGCAATAGAGTTAACTTGGACATCACTACCTTAATTACCTACGTCTCTGCTCTGAGCTATGGTGGCTGCTACTTCATCTTCAAGGAAAAAGTGCTAACGGAACAAGCGGctcaggagaggagggagagagttCTGCCTCGGTTGGATGAGTTCATGGCGGGGAAAGACCTCTTTGCCTGTGAGTCTGCTGTCAGAGATTTTCAGTCCATCTTGCAAACCCTGGGAGGACCTGGGGAGAAAGAACGAGCTGCGTTGCTCATTGAAAGAATTAATGTGGTGCCAGATCAACCATCTGACCGTGCCTTGAGGCTAGTGGCAAGTTCAAAAATCAACAGCCGTTCTCTAACCATCTTTGGGACAGGAGACTCTCTAAAAGCCATCACCATGACCGCAAATAGTGGTTTTGTGAGGGCAGCGGCTAACCAAGGTGTCAAGTTCAGTGTTTTTATCCATCAGCCAAGAGCAttgacagaaagcaaagaatctGTTGCTACACCTGTCCCAAAGAGCCGCCCACCAGATAATGGACTCTAA